The following proteins are co-located in the Corynebacterium kalinowskii genome:
- a CDS encoding DUF3817 domain-containing protein: MTPRRLYSTIATAEMITWALLILGTILKYSSVTPLGVRIAGPIHGFTFLTYGAITILLWINNRWSLPRFVAGLISTVIPFATLPFERNTEKAGLLDGPWRFANSSEQPHGFLEHCLALVVRRPLLAAIIILVAVSIVFAILLSLGSPLEALKK, translated from the coding sequence ATGACACCACGCCGTCTCTATTCCACCATTGCAACCGCCGAAATGATCACCTGGGCCTTATTGATCCTGGGAACTATCCTCAAGTATTCCTCAGTCACGCCACTGGGCGTTCGGATCGCCGGCCCGATCCACGGCTTCACATTCCTTACCTACGGCGCCATCACTATCTTGCTCTGGATCAACAATCGCTGGTCCCTGCCGCGTTTCGTCGCCGGTCTGATTTCAACGGTCATTCCGTTTGCCACTTTGCCATTCGAGCGCAATACCGAGAAAGCAGGGCTTCTCGACGGCCCATGGCGCTTTGCCAACTCCAGCGAACAGCCCCACGGCTTCCTTGAGCACTGTCTGGCTCTGGTGGTGCGTCGTCCCCTGCTCGCCGCCATCATTATCTTGGTGGCGGTGTCGATTGTCTTCGCGATACTGCTGTCCCTTGGGTCTCCGCTGGAGGCGCTGAAGAAGTAG
- the ruvA gene encoding Holliday junction branch migration protein RuvA, translating into MIASLRGTVIAIELGGAVIECGGVGYYFAATPQTLSNLRRGEESLVYVTMVVREDAMTLFGFGDLENKAMFTTLQAVSGLGPKLALAALAMYNAAELAHAISSGDVKQLQRIPGVGKRTAERMIVDLKDKVAGFGEPEPVASISGVAPAGAADIVEALIGLGFPEKNAAASVDEVLAQDPEADRSTTLRQALALLGRK; encoded by the coding sequence ATGATCGCATCGCTGCGTGGCACGGTTATCGCCATCGAACTTGGTGGGGCGGTCATCGAATGCGGTGGCGTAGGTTACTACTTCGCTGCAACGCCGCAAACGCTGAGCAACCTGCGCCGAGGCGAGGAATCCCTCGTCTACGTCACCATGGTGGTTCGCGAAGATGCTATGACGCTTTTTGGATTCGGCGACCTAGAAAACAAGGCGATGTTCACCACCTTGCAGGCAGTTTCTGGCCTTGGCCCCAAGCTGGCTCTTGCCGCTTTGGCCATGTACAACGCTGCTGAGCTGGCACATGCCATCTCAAGTGGTGATGTGAAGCAGCTGCAGCGCATTCCAGGAGTAGGAAAGCGCACTGCGGAGCGGATGATCGTTGACCTTAAGGACAAGGTGGCCGGATTTGGTGAGCCGGAGCCGGTGGCGTCGATAAGCGGCGTAGCCCCGGCCGGTGCGGCGGACATTGTGGAAGCCCTGATTGGCCTGGGCTTCCCGGAGAAGAATGCGGCAGCCAGCGTGGACGAAGTGCTCGCGCAGGACCCTGAAGCAGATCGATCGACCACGCTCCGGCAGGCGCTTGCCCTGCTCGGCCGAAAGTAG
- a CDS encoding YebC/PmpR family DNA-binding transcriptional regulator: MAGHSKWATTKHKKAANDAKRGKEFAKLIKNIEVAARTGGGDPASNPTLDDMIKKAKKASVPNDNIERARKRGSGEEAGGSDWETIMYEGYGPNGVAMLVECLTDNRNRAATEVRTAFTKNNGNLAESGSVSYMFSRKGIVLIKKGELSEDDVLMAVLDAGAEEVNALDEQFEIVCDASDTTAVKEALADAGIEVDDTDTDFRSSVLNPLEVEDAKKIIKLIDVLEDSDDVQNVYTNMDLTDEVIAQLEA, from the coding sequence ATGGCTGGCCACTCCAAATGGGCGACGACGAAGCATAAGAAGGCAGCGAACGATGCCAAGCGTGGTAAGGAATTTGCCAAGCTGATCAAGAACATCGAAGTGGCCGCTCGTACCGGTGGCGGCGATCCGGCATCCAACCCGACGCTTGATGACATGATCAAGAAGGCTAAGAAGGCCTCTGTTCCTAACGACAACATCGAGCGTGCTCGTAAGCGTGGCTCCGGTGAAGAAGCCGGTGGTTCTGACTGGGAAACCATCATGTACGAAGGCTACGGACCGAATGGCGTCGCAATGTTGGTCGAGTGTTTGACCGACAATCGCAACCGCGCTGCTACCGAGGTTCGCACGGCCTTCACTAAGAACAACGGCAACCTGGCAGAATCTGGGTCCGTTTCCTACATGTTTTCCCGCAAGGGCATTGTGCTGATCAAGAAGGGCGAGCTCTCCGAGGATGACGTCCTCATGGCTGTCCTCGATGCCGGTGCCGAAGAAGTCAACGCGCTGGACGAGCAGTTTGAGATCGTTTGCGATGCCTCCGACACCACCGCGGTGAAGGAAGCACTGGCCGATGCTGGCATCGAAGTCGATGACACCGACACCGACTTCCGCTCCTCGGTTCTCAACCCGCTCGAGGTCGAAGACGCGAAGAAGATCATCAAGCTTATCGACGTCCTCGAAGACTCCGACGATGTCCAGAACGTGTACACCAACATGGATCTGACTGACGAAGTTATCGCGCAGCTTGAGGCTTAG
- the secD gene encoding protein translocase subunit SecD: MSSSSERPRSSRAWPKQAIALFLLALFGVYALVFFTGDRSASPKLGIDLQGGTRVTLVPQGAEPTSDQLAQARLILENRVNGMGVSGASVVSDGNTLVITVPGEDTTQARALGQTSQLMFRPVAQPGTPDPGKVVDTTLDMANRWVEKGVISPEQATESFKGLVDSANQGLAEGQAPFEVKEITAVTPEEPKNSIEATKRRQDITEMLRSDRQSDDPSVQFAAAALLQCTEELDPLAGSDDPAKPFVTCDSEGQKYVLEPVPLLVGESEGGKRLTGNEIDANREIAGGLNSQTGQMEINFAFKAQGNEKGGETWAKVTQDYLQRQVAITLDSAIISAPVIQGATPAGSPTSITGDFTQQEAQDLANNLKYGALPLSFAGENGERGGTTTTIPASLGTASLKAGLIAGLVGLIAVAIYALAYYRVFGVLAMFTLVASGVLVYGSLILLGRWIGYSLDLAGVAGLIIGIGTTADSFVVFYERIKDEIRDGRTFRSAVPRAWDSAKRTVLTGNFVSLIAAVVLYILAVGEVKGFAFTLGLTTVFDLFVTFLLTGPLVILASRNPWFAKSSVNGLGAVAKVAERRRADGEFDGTEQAATEEKN; the protein is encoded by the coding sequence GTGTCCAGTTCGTCAGAACGACCACGGAGCAGCCGGGCATGGCCGAAGCAAGCAATCGCCTTGTTCCTGTTGGCATTATTCGGCGTCTATGCCTTGGTTTTCTTCACCGGAGATCGCTCCGCTAGTCCAAAGCTCGGAATTGATCTGCAGGGCGGAACACGTGTGACCCTGGTGCCGCAGGGCGCGGAACCTACCTCAGATCAGCTTGCTCAGGCTCGCTTGATTTTGGAAAACCGCGTGAACGGTATGGGTGTCTCCGGAGCGAGCGTTGTCTCTGATGGCAACACGCTGGTAATCACTGTCCCTGGCGAAGACACCACCCAGGCTCGTGCTTTGGGTCAAACCTCTCAGCTGATGTTCCGGCCCGTGGCTCAGCCAGGCACCCCTGATCCAGGAAAGGTTGTGGATACAACCCTGGACATGGCGAATCGCTGGGTAGAAAAGGGCGTCATCTCGCCAGAGCAAGCCACGGAGTCATTCAAGGGCCTAGTGGATTCGGCGAACCAGGGGCTGGCGGAAGGCCAGGCGCCTTTCGAGGTGAAAGAAATTACCGCCGTCACGCCTGAGGAACCAAAGAACTCGATCGAAGCCACGAAGCGTCGTCAGGACATCACGGAGATGCTGCGCTCCGACCGCCAAAGTGATGATCCGAGCGTCCAGTTCGCGGCTGCGGCGCTGTTGCAGTGCACCGAAGAGCTCGATCCTTTGGCAGGTTCTGACGACCCGGCGAAGCCGTTTGTCACCTGTGACAGCGAAGGCCAAAAGTATGTGCTGGAGCCGGTTCCGCTGTTGGTTGGAGAATCAGAAGGCGGCAAACGGCTGACGGGCAACGAGATTGATGCCAATCGTGAGATCGCGGGCGGGCTCAATTCTCAAACCGGCCAGATGGAGATCAACTTCGCCTTCAAGGCACAAGGCAATGAGAAGGGCGGCGAGACTTGGGCAAAGGTGACCCAGGATTACCTGCAACGCCAAGTTGCGATCACGCTTGACTCTGCGATTATTTCCGCTCCGGTCATTCAGGGAGCTACCCCGGCAGGTTCCCCAACGTCGATCACGGGTGATTTCACCCAGCAGGAAGCCCAAGACTTGGCCAACAACCTCAAGTACGGCGCGCTACCACTGAGCTTTGCCGGTGAAAACGGAGAGCGTGGCGGTACCACCACGACCATACCGGCTTCGCTGGGTACTGCCTCTTTGAAGGCTGGCCTCATCGCTGGCCTGGTCGGCTTGATCGCCGTAGCTATCTATGCGTTGGCGTACTACCGAGTGTTCGGTGTACTAGCCATGTTTACGCTGGTGGCTTCCGGAGTGCTTGTTTATGGTTCCTTGATTCTGCTTGGCCGTTGGATTGGCTATTCCCTGGATCTCGCGGGTGTCGCAGGTCTCATCATCGGTATTGGTACCACGGCTGACTCGTTCGTAGTGTTTTACGAACGTATTAAGGATGAGATTAGGGATGGTAGAACTTTCCGGTCCGCTGTCCCGCGGGCATGGGACTCGGCCAAGCGCACGGTGCTTACTGGTAACTTCGTATCCCTGATCGCAGCCGTCGTTCTCTACATCCTTGCTGTGGGTGAAGTGAAGGGCTTTGCATTTACCCTGGGACTGACCACCGTTTTCGACCTTTTTGTCACCTTCTTGCTCACTGGACCGCTAGTCATCCTCGCCTCCCGCAACCCTTGGTTTGCTAAGAGCTCGGTGAATGGTTTGGGCGCTGTGGCCAAGGTGGCTGAGCGTCGTCGCGCGGACGGCGAATTTGATGGCACTGAGCAGGCTGCAACCGAGGAGAAGAACTAA
- the pdxT gene encoding pyridoxal 5'-phosphate synthase glutaminase subunit PdxT: MLIGVLAVQGGVAEHERTLDAIGVSHRQVRRVEHLQGLDGIILPGGESTTMSKLLELGGLLEPLRSAINGGLPAYGTCAGMILLAKEVLDTRADAHSLNALDITVRRNAFGRQVDSFEAALDFAGIEGDVPAVFIRAPWVERVGDEVEVLATVPSGPAAGAIVAVRCGHVMATSFHPEVSGDTRVHEFFINEVASQGN; this comes from the coding sequence ATGCTCATCGGAGTGTTGGCAGTGCAGGGCGGTGTTGCGGAGCACGAGCGAACCTTGGACGCTATCGGCGTGTCGCATCGGCAGGTGCGCAGAGTGGAACACCTGCAAGGACTCGATGGCATTATCTTGCCGGGAGGCGAGTCTACGACGATGTCAAAGTTGCTGGAACTGGGCGGGCTCCTCGAGCCACTGCGGTCTGCGATTAATGGTGGCCTGCCGGCCTATGGCACCTGCGCCGGCATGATTCTACTGGCGAAAGAAGTACTAGACACCCGCGCAGATGCACACAGCTTGAATGCTTTGGACATCACTGTTCGTCGTAATGCCTTTGGTCGACAAGTTGATTCGTTTGAAGCTGCCTTAGATTTCGCTGGAATTGAGGGAGACGTTCCGGCAGTTTTTATTCGTGCGCCATGGGTGGAGCGTGTGGGCGACGAGGTAGAAGTGTTGGCTACCGTGCCTAGTGGCCCGGCTGCAGGGGCAATTGTTGCCGTGCGCTGCGGACACGTGATGGCAACGAGTTTCCATCCCGAAGTTTCCGGAGATACCCGCGTCCACGAGTTTTTCATCAATGAGGTCGCTTCACAAGGGAACTGA
- the secF gene encoding protein translocase subunit SecF has protein sequence MSASTMSRLYTGEGGIDFVGRSKLWYGITAALLAASILLIVFRGFSLGIDFEGGTKMNMPDANYSVEQVEEVFTEATGVTPELVQVVGAGDTRMVEINAERLTEDQIDNARVALYEKFQPKDQTGTASPDAVGDSTVSESWGSTITNRMIISMIVFLALTFVYIMIRFERDMSIAAIAALLVDIVVISGIYSLVGFEVTPATVIGLLTVLSFSLYDTVVVFDKVRENTAGFEASRRRTYAEQANLAVNQTVMRSISTTVISALPIIALMVVAVWMMGVGTLKDLALVQLIGVIEGALSSVFLATPILVSLKRRQKKMREHEQTVLDYRAGKLDDDTSVASVASPRTVAPMSAEIATDYLDTKGNGKTWRPGQ, from the coding sequence ATGAGTGCATCTACTATGAGTCGTCTATACACCGGAGAAGGCGGAATCGACTTTGTCGGCCGCAGCAAGCTCTGGTACGGCATCACCGCTGCACTTCTTGCAGCGAGTATTTTGCTGATCGTGTTCCGCGGTTTCTCCCTCGGCATCGATTTCGAGGGTGGCACCAAGATGAACATGCCCGATGCTAACTACAGCGTCGAGCAAGTTGAAGAAGTGTTTACGGAAGCTACTGGCGTGACACCCGAACTGGTTCAGGTAGTGGGTGCTGGAGACACTCGCATGGTGGAGATCAACGCCGAGCGTCTGACCGAAGACCAAATCGATAATGCGCGCGTCGCACTCTACGAGAAGTTCCAGCCTAAAGATCAAACTGGAACGGCTTCGCCGGATGCAGTGGGTGATTCCACGGTGTCTGAGTCATGGGGCTCAACGATCACCAACCGCATGATCATTTCCATGATCGTGTTCCTAGCTCTGACCTTCGTGTACATCATGATCCGTTTTGAGCGCGACATGTCAATTGCCGCAATCGCAGCTCTTTTGGTGGACATTGTCGTTATCTCGGGCATTTACTCTCTCGTCGGCTTTGAGGTAACTCCAGCGACGGTCATCGGCCTGCTCACCGTGCTTTCCTTTTCCCTCTACGACACGGTGGTGGTCTTTGACAAGGTCCGCGAGAACACCGCCGGGTTCGAGGCTTCCAGGCGACGCACGTATGCCGAACAGGCGAACTTAGCTGTGAATCAGACGGTCATGCGCTCGATTTCCACCACGGTTATCTCCGCCCTGCCTATCATCGCGCTGATGGTTGTCGCCGTGTGGATGATGGGCGTCGGCACGCTCAAGGACCTGGCTTTGGTTCAGCTCATCGGAGTTATCGAAGGCGCACTATCCTCCGTATTCCTGGCCACCCCGATTCTGGTGTCGCTGAAGCGTCGCCAGAAGAAGATGCGCGAGCATGAGCAGACGGTGTTGGATTACCGCGCGGGCAAGCTTGACGACGACACTTCCGTGGCCTCCGTAGCATCGCCCCGTACCGTTGCACCAATGAGCGCTGAGATCGCCACAGATTACCTTGACACCAAGGGCAACGGGAAGACGTGGCGTCCCGGTCAGTAG
- a CDS encoding acyl-CoA thioesterase — protein sequence MADINKVLNLELIDRNIYQGPIIPSKLTRTFGGQVAAQALVAATRTVGPEYRVHSLHGYFVAPGNPEKPTTYLVDRVRDGRSFCSRQVKAVQDGEATFIMQASFHQRGQNGPVHSDVMRRVPMPEDISQDSSRVRPAYRMLVDDEWSDWDIRVVPKEDYDENPYTASQQVVWFRSKTKLPDDETMHICTLAYMSDMTLLQAALVPHPDAKVMVASLDHSMWFLRPFRADEWLLYDQISPSASDGRGLTHGRIFDREGRLVAVVTQEGLTRTLEPGQQAIPKREGES from the coding sequence ATGGCTGATATCAACAAAGTCCTGAATCTGGAACTTATTGACCGAAATATTTATCAGGGCCCCATCATCCCCTCAAAGCTGACGCGTACGTTTGGCGGTCAGGTGGCTGCGCAGGCGCTGGTTGCAGCAACACGAACCGTGGGTCCGGAGTATCGGGTCCACTCGTTGCATGGCTATTTCGTGGCTCCCGGTAACCCAGAGAAGCCAACGACCTACCTTGTCGATCGAGTGCGCGATGGTCGCAGCTTTTGCTCCCGCCAGGTCAAGGCGGTGCAGGATGGGGAAGCCACTTTCATCATGCAAGCGAGCTTCCACCAACGTGGCCAAAATGGCCCCGTGCATTCCGATGTCATGCGCAGGGTGCCCATGCCGGAGGACATTTCCCAAGACTCCAGTCGGGTGAGGCCAGCGTATCGCATGCTTGTCGACGACGAATGGTCCGACTGGGACATCCGGGTGGTCCCCAAAGAGGACTACGACGAAAACCCATACACCGCCAGCCAACAGGTGGTGTGGTTCCGCTCCAAGACCAAGCTGCCGGATGATGAAACGATGCATATCTGCACCCTGGCCTACATGTCGGACATGACGCTGCTGCAGGCGGCACTGGTGCCGCACCCGGATGCCAAGGTCATGGTCGCCTCGCTGGACCACTCGATGTGGTTCTTGCGGCCATTCCGCGCTGATGAATGGCTTCTGTATGACCAGATTTCGCCGTCGGCAAGCGATGGGCGCGGGCTGACTCACGGTCGAATCTTCGATAGAGAAGGACGGCTCGTGGCGGTGGTAACTCAAGAAGGGCTGACTCGAACGCTCGAACCGGGGCAGCAAGCAATTCCTAAGCGAGAGGGAGAATCCTAA
- the ruvB gene encoding Holliday junction branch migration DNA helicase RuvB — protein sequence MSDIEKTEFQIPGGLPPRTRDSVVDAQEQRGETDVEVSLRPRSLDEFIGQPKVRSQLDLVLTGAKNRGVAPDHILLSGPPGLGKTTMAMIVAQELGASLRMTSGPALERAGDLAAMLSNLIEGDVLFIDEIHRIARPAEEMLYMAMEDFRIDVIVGKGPGATSIPLEIAPFTLVGATTRSGMLTGPLRDRFGFVAQMEFYNDEDLTKVVTRAASILGVSIDADAASEIASRSRGTPRIANRLLRRVRDFAEVHSDGHIDLGAAKAALIVFDVDEIGLDRLDRAVLNALIRGHGGGPVGLNTLAVAVGEEPSTVEEVCEPFLVRAGLIARTARGRVATASAWQHIGLEPPADAIGGYQTLL from the coding sequence GTGTCCGATATTGAGAAGACCGAGTTCCAGATTCCCGGCGGGTTGCCACCGCGGACGCGTGACTCGGTAGTTGACGCGCAGGAGCAGCGCGGAGAGACGGATGTCGAAGTCTCACTCCGCCCGCGTAGTCTTGATGAATTCATTGGCCAGCCTAAGGTGCGCAGCCAGCTCGACCTGGTACTTACCGGCGCAAAGAATCGTGGGGTAGCGCCGGACCATATTTTGCTCTCCGGCCCTCCCGGTCTGGGAAAGACCACGATGGCAATGATCGTGGCCCAGGAATTGGGGGCCAGTCTGCGCATGACATCGGGGCCAGCGCTGGAGCGCGCTGGCGACCTCGCTGCAATGCTTTCCAACCTGATTGAAGGTGACGTCCTTTTCATCGATGAGATTCACCGTATCGCCCGGCCAGCCGAAGAAATGCTGTACATGGCGATGGAGGATTTCCGCATCGATGTGATTGTGGGCAAGGGTCCGGGTGCGACCTCAATCCCGCTGGAAATCGCCCCGTTTACGTTGGTGGGAGCTACCACTCGATCTGGCATGCTGACTGGTCCATTGCGCGACCGCTTCGGATTTGTCGCCCAGATGGAGTTTTACAACGATGAGGATCTGACCAAGGTAGTGACTCGAGCAGCGTCCATTTTGGGCGTTTCCATTGACGCTGACGCTGCCTCAGAAATCGCCTCTCGGTCTCGAGGCACCCCACGAATCGCAAACCGTCTGCTTCGCCGCGTCCGAGACTTTGCGGAAGTCCATTCCGACGGACACATTGATTTAGGGGCTGCAAAAGCTGCGTTGATCGTCTTCGACGTGGATGAGATTGGCTTGGACCGCCTGGACCGCGCGGTGCTCAACGCCCTGATCCGCGGCCACGGCGGCGGTCCGGTGGGCCTGAATACCCTGGCCGTGGCAGTGGGTGAGGAGCCGAGCACCGTGGAAGAGGTGTGCGAGCCGTTCCTGGTCCGCGCCGGACTCATCGCGCGTACCGCACGGGGACGCGTTGCGACGGCCTCGGCGTGGCAGCACATTGGCCTCGAGCCTCCAGCCGATGCAATCGGCGGGTACCAGACTTTGCTCTAA
- the pdxS gene encoding pyridoxal 5'-phosphate synthase lyase subunit PdxS, whose product MEPAQGTARVKRGLAEMLKGGVIMDVVTPEQAKIAEDAGATAVMALERVPADIRAQGGISRMSDPDMIEGIISAVSIPVMAKARIGHFVEAQVLQSLGVDFIDESEVLSPADYTNHIDKFDFTVPFVCGATNLGEALRRINEGAAMIRSKGEAGTGDVSNAVTHMRTIRAEINRLKSMAADELYVAAKELQAPYELVCEVARAGKLPVVLFTAGGIATPADAAMMMQLGAEGVFVGSGIFKSGNPEARAKAIVQATQNFDDPDTIARVSRGLGEAMVGINVDDEPVPHRLSERGW is encoded by the coding sequence ATGGAACCCGCACAGGGCACCGCGCGCGTGAAGCGCGGACTGGCTGAAATGTTGAAGGGTGGCGTCATCATGGATGTCGTAACCCCAGAGCAGGCAAAGATCGCTGAAGACGCTGGTGCCACTGCAGTTATGGCGCTGGAGCGTGTCCCTGCCGACATTCGTGCCCAGGGCGGTATTTCTCGCATGTCCGACCCGGATATGATCGAGGGCATCATTAGCGCCGTGTCCATCCCAGTGATGGCTAAGGCCCGCATCGGCCACTTCGTGGAGGCCCAGGTCCTGCAGTCTCTCGGCGTTGACTTCATCGATGAGTCTGAGGTGCTGTCTCCGGCCGATTACACCAACCACATTGATAAGTTCGACTTCACCGTGCCGTTCGTGTGTGGTGCGACCAACTTGGGCGAGGCACTGCGTCGCATCAACGAAGGCGCTGCCATGATTCGTTCTAAGGGCGAGGCAGGCACTGGCGATGTGTCTAACGCCGTTACCCACATGCGCACCATCCGCGCCGAGATCAACCGTCTCAAGTCCATGGCTGCAGACGAGCTCTATGTCGCAGCCAAGGAGCTGCAGGCACCATACGAGCTGGTCTGCGAAGTAGCCCGTGCAGGTAAGCTCCCGGTCGTGTTGTTCACCGCAGGTGGCATTGCGACCCCTGCTGACGCTGCAATGATGATGCAGCTTGGTGCTGAAGGCGTTTTTGTGGGCTCCGGTATCTTCAAGTCCGGCAACCCTGAGGCTCGCGCGAAGGCCATCGTTCAGGCAACTCAGAACTTTGATGATCCTGACACCATCGCTCGTGTGTCCCGCGGATTGGGCGAGGCAATGGTTGGCATCAACGTTGATGACGAGCCGGTTCCACACCGACTCTCCGAACGCGGTTGGTAA
- a CDS encoding diacylglycerol/lipid kinase family protein has translation MSKIYDIGIADIQRIGFLTSPGVGNAEAIKAAAVARQRFNDAGIDVVSIQAKDDAATIDLVNEMVRSDSIDALVVCGDDPLINLALQPQAESEKPLGLIPAGEHSDLGRSLNIPINPKRAADIVMRGFFTTTDLGRVSNNANETRWFATIACSGFDARVTQRSKYFGGRLRALRAPLGAVASIFDFHSAPCTITLDGDLVITEDILLCAIGNTQYYGQGMMMCPEANHHDGLFDISLVPDFNERELLSSFWKLYQRKPDKLDFMTTYRAKSIVIEHENQPNAADCRPFSDGYLKAEVVEGAGRFLVPRP, from the coding sequence ATGAGCAAGATCTACGACATCGGAATCGCCGACATTCAACGAATCGGCTTCTTGACCAGCCCGGGTGTTGGCAATGCTGAGGCCATCAAGGCGGCCGCGGTTGCACGTCAACGATTCAATGATGCTGGCATAGATGTCGTAAGTATTCAGGCAAAAGATGACGCCGCCACTATTGACCTGGTTAATGAGATGGTCAGGTCTGACTCGATCGATGCCCTCGTAGTTTGTGGGGACGATCCCCTCATCAACCTCGCACTCCAGCCACAGGCAGAATCTGAGAAACCCCTGGGTCTCATTCCAGCAGGTGAGCATTCCGATCTCGGACGTTCGTTGAATATCCCGATTAATCCCAAACGGGCGGCCGATATCGTCATGCGTGGCTTTTTTACCACCACCGATCTCGGTCGGGTGTCTAACAATGCTAACGAGACTAGATGGTTTGCCACCATCGCTTGTTCGGGCTTTGACGCGCGAGTAACGCAGCGCTCCAAGTACTTCGGAGGCCGACTGAGGGCTCTGCGCGCCCCCCTCGGCGCGGTGGCTTCAATTTTTGATTTCCATTCTGCGCCGTGCACCATCACACTAGACGGCGATCTGGTCATAACGGAAGATATCCTGTTGTGCGCCATCGGAAACACCCAGTATTACGGACAAGGCATGATGATGTGTCCGGAAGCCAATCACCATGACGGGCTGTTTGACATCAGTCTTGTCCCAGATTTCAATGAGCGAGAGTTGCTAAGTAGCTTTTGGAAGCTCTACCAGCGAAAGCCCGACAAGTTGGACTTCATGACGACCTATCGCGCGAAATCCATCGTCATCGAACATGAGAATCAGCCCAATGCTGCCGACTGTCGGCCGTTCAGCGACGGCTATCTCAAGGCTGAGGTAGTCGAGGGCGCGGGTAGATTCCTGGTTCCCCGCCCCTAA
- the ruvC gene encoding crossover junction endodeoxyribonuclease RuvC has translation MTAVGLRVMGIDPGLTRCGLSVVQSGQGRTIYPVSVGVVRTPADADLTERLLRLSTAVGSWMDEYQPDVVAIERIFERGNVSTVMHTAHAVGVLVLAAAQRDLPVHMYTPSEVKKAISGNGRADKKQMTIMITRILGLSEPPKPADAADALALAVCHCWRAPMLERQKISEVQLAQARRSQTGKLGKAKAMFNDTRRQRTTPTPTITHSNTHRRTNS, from the coding sequence TTGACAGCGGTTGGATTAAGGGTGATGGGAATAGATCCGGGTCTTACCCGGTGTGGACTCTCCGTGGTTCAATCCGGACAAGGGCGCACGATTTATCCGGTATCAGTGGGGGTTGTGCGGACACCAGCTGACGCTGACCTCACCGAACGCCTGCTACGTTTGAGCACAGCTGTCGGATCGTGGATGGATGAGTATCAGCCTGATGTGGTCGCGATTGAACGAATTTTTGAGCGTGGAAATGTTTCCACTGTCATGCATACCGCTCACGCCGTGGGGGTGTTAGTGCTAGCAGCAGCTCAGCGTGACCTACCGGTGCATATGTACACTCCATCTGAGGTAAAAAAGGCGATCTCGGGCAACGGTCGTGCAGATAAGAAGCAGATGACCATCATGATCACCCGCATTCTCGGTCTGAGCGAGCCCCCTAAGCCGGCCGACGCTGCCGATGCTCTAGCCCTTGCCGTTTGTCACTGTTGGCGAGCCCCTATGCTGGAAAGGCAGAAGATCTCAGAGGTACAGCTGGCCCAGGCGAGGCGCTCTCAAACAGGCAAATTGGGCAAAGCGAAAGCAATGTTCAATGACACTCGCCGACAACGCACGACGCCAACGCCCACGATCACCCATTCGAACACTCACCGGAGGACTAATTCATGA